A single region of the Chitinophaga niabensis genome encodes:
- a CDS encoding CHAP domain-containing protein, with the protein MEFPQRIIKAGETDRAIVKAIQQRLLALGIGNFEATGTFGPKTTAAVKQFQALHRDRFGNPLVTDGKIGSITWEILFDNVVPVQETAPSDLLAKAIEVAASQIGVMENPPGSNRGKEVDAYLQSTNTPLGSFWCAAFVYWCFREAADQLGIANPVFKTAGCLAHWNKTQGKKVIKAQAINNPSLIKPGSIFIKDHGGGLGHTGIVTAVSDGFIETIEGNSNPAGSSNGIGVFRLKFRKINSIEKGFIIY; encoded by the coding sequence ATGGAATTCCCCCAAAGGATCATTAAAGCCGGCGAAACAGACCGGGCCATCGTAAAAGCTATTCAGCAACGTTTACTCGCATTAGGTATCGGCAATTTTGAAGCCACTGGCACATTTGGCCCTAAAACCACAGCTGCCGTAAAACAGTTCCAGGCCTTACATCGTGACAGGTTCGGCAATCCGCTGGTAACCGATGGCAAAATAGGATCTATCACCTGGGAGATCCTGTTCGACAATGTAGTGCCGGTACAGGAAACAGCCCCCAGTGATCTGCTTGCAAAAGCTATTGAAGTGGCAGCAAGCCAGATAGGTGTAATGGAAAATCCACCGGGCAGCAACAGAGGTAAAGAAGTGGATGCCTATCTGCAAAGCACCAACACCCCATTGGGAAGTTTCTGGTGTGCGGCATTTGTGTACTGGTGCTTCAGAGAAGCAGCCGATCAACTGGGTATCGCTAACCCCGTTTTTAAAACAGCCGGTTGCCTGGCACATTGGAATAAAACGCAGGGCAAAAAGGTTATCAAGGCACAGGCCATTAATAATCCTTCATTAATCAAACCTGGCAGCATCTTCATTAAAGACCATGGCGGCGGACTTGGGCATACCGGCATCGTAACAGCGGTGAGTGATGGTTTTATTGAAACAATTGAAGGGAATAGTAATCCTGCCGGCAGCAGTAACGGGATCGGCGTGTTCCGCTTAAAATTCAGGAAGATCAATTCGATCGAAAAGGGATTCATTATATATTGA
- a CDS encoding phosphodiester glycosidase family protein gives MMKHLVFTLLAWWFTPDNIISYTADPATQEIRLYWKDERGQLLGSIQNLKDYLGRKQQKLVFATNGGMYKMDNSPLGLFIQDRKIVSPLNISSGSGNFYLMPNGVFYITTANKAGICPTSDFKESDRIKLATQSGPMLLINGAIHTAFKKGSANLNVRNGVGILPGNKLLFAMSKEPINFYDFAAYFKSMGCINALYLDGFVSRTYLPEKNWVQTDGNFGVMIGITVSN, from the coding sequence ATGATGAAACATCTTGTATTTACCCTGCTTGCCTGGTGGTTTACGCCTGATAATATCATCAGCTATACCGCAGATCCTGCCACTCAGGAGATCCGGCTTTACTGGAAAGATGAAAGGGGACAGCTGTTAGGAAGCATCCAAAACCTTAAAGATTACCTGGGTCGCAAACAGCAAAAACTCGTATTCGCCACTAACGGCGGCATGTATAAAATGGATAATTCGCCGCTTGGGCTTTTTATCCAGGACCGGAAGATTGTATCTCCCCTGAATATCTCATCAGGCAGCGGTAATTTTTACCTTATGCCTAACGGCGTATTCTATATCACAACTGCCAACAAAGCCGGGATCTGCCCGACAAGCGATTTTAAAGAATCCGATCGGATTAAGCTTGCTACACAATCGGGCCCAATGTTATTGATCAATGGCGCTATTCATACCGCTTTCAAAAAAGGCTCTGCTAATCTGAATGTACGCAATGGCGTAGGCATCCTGCCTGGGAACAAGCTGCTCTTTGCGATGTCCAAAGAGCCCATTAATTTTTATGACTTTGCAGCATACTTCAAAAGTATGGGTTGCATAAATGCCCTATACCTGGATGGCTTTGTTTCCAGAACCTATCTGCCGGAAAAGAACTGGGTACAGACAGATGGTAATTTCGGGGTGATGATAGGGATTACGGTTTCTAATTAA